DNA sequence from the Vanrija pseudolonga chromosome 7, complete sequence genome:
AATCCCTGTATTGACGAGAGTGGGATTCGAACCCACGTCCGAAGACTGCGGATATGCTTGATGCACACCTTAACACAGCGCCTTAGAccgctcggccatctcgccgatCACGTGATGGCAGGGCTGTGTGTGTTGATCAGCGTGGTGTGTGGGGCGTTGGATCggcagtgtgtgtgtgtatcgctgctcctgctgcttcTTCCCCAGGCTCTGGCGGTTCTAATGGCGACTGTGACGACTCTGCCTTACTTCGCTTCATGCCATACTGTATTACATTGATACTGCTCCTTACCCCGCCCTactcctcgccctcagcgTCGTAGTCGTCAATCTTCGACACGAGTCCCTTTgcctcggcctggtcgagcACCAGGCTGGCAATAGCGACATCCTGCACGCCGAGACCGACGCTCTTGAAGATGGTCACGTCAGACGTGAAGCGCGACAGCAGGGCCTTGGCCTCAGCAGTACCAGTGACCACAGCTCCAATCTCGACGAGCTTATCCTCCGCGACGTTCTgcagctcgcccgcctcgtgGCCGCACGCctcggccgagtcgacgaggatCGTCCCAGCACGCTGgatgagctcgtcctcgacctcgcgcatcTCGGGCTTGTACGACCCCACGAGCACAAtgtgcgcgccggccttgacgtCTGCCGCGGCGAAGAGCGCCTTGGTCGACGAAGTCATGGTCACGATGATGTCCGCTCCCTTGATCGCGGCGCTCAGGTCGAACGATGTGTCTGGGTAGCTCGCGATGCCCtccgacacggcgacggcggggaaCAGCTTGGTGAGCTTGGCCACGAGCGCggtcgaccgcggcgtcgacttgcGCGAGACAACAACCAGCTCCTTGAGGGAGGGGTATGCCCTCGCAAAGAAGAGCGCGTGGGCGTCTGCCtggccgcccgcgccaaAGAGCACGAGCCGGCGAGGGGTCTGCGTCTTGCCGATCGCGCGGAACGAGAGCACCgagcctggcgtcagcgttCGATGCCAGCCAAGAACCTACCAGCAGCGTTGCGGAACGCCGTAAGCCTGCGGGCATTGATGATGGCCCTCACGCGGCCCGACACCTCGTCCAGGATGACAGTCGAGCCGggcaggccgtcgccgccacgcttGGGCACGCTGACGATCTTGATGCTCGTCTTGTCCACCGCACGAGCAGGCATGAAGAGCATGTTGACGTCGGGGCTAGCCAGTACATGGCGCATGGGGGTCTGGATCGGCGCGATGCCGTCTGCGCCGGGCTTGGTCCCGCCAGCCGAGTACGCGGCAAAGACGTCGGCCTGGCCCTTGATGGCGgcttcgaggtcgaggtcggcgagcaccgcgTCCGCCTGGGCGCGCGTCATGATGGTGAGGCTCTCGGACATTTTGgctggtgtgtgtggggcgggcgggggggggggtacGAAGCATCCCAAGAGGGCCCCCACGGCCTTCTTATgaaggtcgtcgtcgggcagcgagcgagcggttATCGCGCGTACTGTGGCGTGAGTCGAATGCC
Encoded proteins:
- the Crym gene encoding Ketimine reductase mu-crystallin; protein product: MSESLTIMTRAQADAVLADLDLEAAIKGQADVFAAYSAGGTKPGADGIAPIQTPMRHVLASPDVNMLFMPARAVDKTSIKIVSVPKRGGDGLPGSTVILDEVSGRVRAIINARRLTAFRNAAGSVLSFRAIGKTQTPRRLVLFGAGGQADAHALFFARAYPSLKELVVVSRKSTPRSTALVAKLTKLFPAVAVSEGIASYPDTSFDLSAAIKGADIIVTMTSSTKALFAAADVKAGAHIVLVGSYKPEMREVEDELIQRAGTILVDSAEACGHEAGELQNVAEDKLVEIGAVVTGTAEAKALLSRFTSDVTIFKSVGLGVQDVAIASLVLDQAEAKGLVSKIDDYDAEGEE